The following proteins are co-located in the Paraburkholderia phytofirmans PsJN genome:
- a CDS encoding RidA family protein gives MTDIVRIETNQRMSRVVKAGGLVFVGGQTSADHTLDVKLQTAKVLEKIDGYLEKAGIDKTRLVSAQVWLADIGRDFAGMNEVWDAWVPQGHAPARATVQAKLAAPELLVEIAVVALG, from the coding sequence ATGACCGATATCGTTCGTATCGAAACCAACCAGCGAATGAGCCGCGTCGTCAAAGCCGGCGGCCTTGTATTCGTCGGCGGCCAGACTTCAGCCGATCACACCCTCGACGTGAAACTCCAGACCGCGAAGGTGCTGGAAAAGATCGACGGCTATCTGGAGAAGGCCGGCATCGACAAAACGCGCCTCGTCTCCGCGCAAGTCTGGCTCGCGGACATCGGCCGCGATTTCGCGGGCATGAACGAAGTGTGGGATGCGTGGGTGCCGCAAGGTCACGCACCGGCCCGCGCGACGGTGCAAGCGAAGCTCGCCGCGCCCGAGTTGCTCGTCGAGATCGCGGTCGTGGCATTGGGCTGA
- a CDS encoding NAD(P)/FAD-dependent oxidoreductase, translating to MSDTTDIQQADVLVIGGGLHGTSSAFHLARRGVKVIVLEADYVARHASGVNAGGVRTLGRPLPEIPLALMSREIWHGMSELLGENGGFVASGQLKIAETDEELDACRQRVALLEAHGFTHEKVIDRETVLELEPALARHVTGGIWVEHDGYALPYRTTTAFRLAAQRLGARFLEGAPVRRIEQRGTRWFAVTPHGTFSASQLLVTAGAWSGELARQVGESVPVHPEGLMLMVTQRVAPFCRATLGATGRPLSFKQFDNGTVVIGGKLIGIADLANRHGEVDFARLVRSARTVTDLFPHLRHLGVNRAWAGVEAFTEDELPVISASRKAANLYYSFGYCGSGFQLGPGCGKLVSELMLDGKPSLSLDAFAVDRFGRAAAASPPGASHLVAH from the coding sequence GTGAGTGACACGACCGACATCCAGCAGGCCGATGTCCTCGTGATCGGCGGCGGCCTGCACGGCACGAGCAGCGCGTTCCATCTGGCGCGGCGCGGCGTGAAGGTCATTGTGCTCGAAGCCGATTATGTGGCGCGTCATGCCTCGGGCGTGAACGCGGGCGGCGTACGCACGCTGGGCCGCCCGTTGCCCGAAATTCCGCTCGCGCTGATGTCGCGGGAAATCTGGCACGGCATGAGCGAGCTGCTCGGCGAGAACGGCGGCTTCGTGGCATCCGGCCAGTTGAAGATCGCCGAAACCGATGAAGAACTGGACGCGTGCCGGCAGCGCGTCGCGCTGCTCGAAGCGCATGGATTTACGCACGAGAAGGTGATCGACCGCGAGACCGTGCTCGAACTCGAACCGGCGCTCGCGCGGCATGTTACCGGCGGCATCTGGGTCGAGCACGACGGTTACGCGCTGCCTTATCGAACCACCACGGCCTTTCGGCTCGCCGCACAGCGGCTCGGCGCGCGCTTTCTGGAAGGCGCGCCGGTGCGCCGCATCGAGCAACGCGGCACGAGATGGTTCGCCGTCACGCCGCACGGCACGTTCAGCGCAAGCCAGTTGCTCGTCACCGCGGGCGCATGGTCCGGCGAGTTGGCGAGGCAGGTCGGCGAGAGCGTGCCGGTGCACCCCGAAGGTTTGATGCTGATGGTCACGCAACGCGTGGCGCCCTTCTGTCGCGCGACGCTCGGGGCAACAGGCCGGCCGTTGTCCTTCAAACAGTTCGATAACGGCACGGTGGTGATCGGCGGCAAACTGATCGGCATTGCCGATCTGGCGAATCGTCACGGCGAGGTCGATTTTGCCCGCCTCGTGCGCAGCGCGCGAACCGTGACCGATCTGTTTCCTCATTTGCGCCATCTCGGCGTGAACCGTGCGTGGGCCGGTGTCGAAGCTTTTACGGAAGATGAACTGCCAGTCATTTCCGCGAGCCGCAAGGCGGCAAATCTGTATTACTCGTTCGGCTATTGCGGCAGCGGTTTTCAGCTCGGACCGGGTTGCGGCAAGCTCGTGTCCGAGTTGATGCTGGACGGCAAGCCCTCGCTTTCGCTCGATGCGTTTGCCGTCGATCGTTTTGGCCGCGCGGCAGCGGCTTCCCCCCCTGGCGCTTCGCATCTGGTTGCGCACTAA
- a CDS encoding FAD/NAD(P)-dependent oxidoreductase, which translates to MTADFASEAVDVVVVGAGPAGMSAATRAARAGLSTVLIDEQDAAGGQIYRAIGRADARRKEILGPDYAAGAAIAEAFAASGARHLTHATVWQVTRERGVNYLKDGKIGSFDAQRVILASGALERPFPIPGWTLPGVLTAGAAQILLKSAGEVPAAPPVLAGCGPLLYLLGWQYVRAGVPIRALVDTTRHEDRWRAKRHMLAALRAWPFLSKGLQLIRTLRDAKVPIFEAADDLRVESRIGTDHVERAAALHFTTQGTAHRLEADVILLHQGVVPNTQFTQALRAAHRWDDAQLCFTPKVDAWGELDVPGIFVAGDGAGIGGAQAAALQGTLAGLAAAAQLGALTAEARDAEAVAQRRALAGVMRIRPFLDSLYRPRDINRIPRDETIVCRCEEVTAGELRKFVELGCVGPNQAKSFGRCGMGPCQGRMCGLTVTEVIADARRVSPAEVGYYRIRPPIKPLTLGELAGE; encoded by the coding sequence ATGACCGCTGATTTCGCTTCCGAAGCCGTCGATGTCGTCGTAGTCGGCGCCGGCCCAGCCGGCATGAGCGCGGCGACGCGCGCGGCGCGCGCGGGCCTCTCGACCGTGCTGATCGACGAACAGGACGCCGCGGGCGGCCAGATCTATCGCGCCATCGGCCGCGCCGACGCGCGCCGCAAGGAGATTCTCGGGCCGGACTACGCGGCGGGCGCCGCCATTGCCGAAGCGTTCGCCGCCTCGGGCGCGCGGCATCTGACCCATGCGACCGTGTGGCAGGTCACGCGCGAGCGCGGCGTCAACTATCTGAAGGACGGCAAGATCGGCAGCTTCGACGCGCAGCGCGTGATTCTCGCCAGCGGCGCGCTGGAGCGGCCCTTTCCGATTCCCGGCTGGACATTGCCCGGCGTGCTGACGGCGGGCGCGGCGCAGATCCTCTTGAAAAGCGCGGGCGAAGTGCCCGCCGCGCCGCCGGTGCTTGCGGGCTGTGGACCGCTGCTGTATCTGCTCGGCTGGCAATACGTGCGCGCCGGCGTGCCGATCCGCGCGCTCGTCGATACCACGCGTCATGAAGACCGCTGGCGCGCGAAGCGTCATATGCTGGCGGCGCTGCGCGCGTGGCCGTTCCTGAGCAAAGGCCTGCAACTGATCCGCACGCTGCGCGACGCGAAGGTGCCGATCTTCGAGGCCGCCGACGATCTGCGCGTGGAGTCGCGCATCGGCACGGATCACGTCGAGCGTGCCGCCGCGCTGCATTTCACGACGCAAGGCACCGCGCATCGTCTCGAAGCCGACGTGATCCTGCTGCATCAGGGCGTCGTGCCCAACACGCAATTCACCCAGGCGCTGCGCGCCGCGCACCGCTGGGACGACGCGCAACTGTGCTTCACCCCGAAAGTCGACGCGTGGGGCGAACTGGACGTGCCCGGCATCTTCGTCGCGGGCGATGGCGCGGGCATCGGCGGCGCGCAGGCGGCCGCCTTGCAGGGCACGCTCGCGGGTCTCGCGGCGGCCGCGCAACTCGGCGCGCTCACGGCCGAGGCGCGCGATGCCGAAGCCGTTGCGCAGCGTCGCGCGCTCGCGGGCGTCATGCGTATCCGGCCATTTCTCGACAGCCTGTATCGTCCGCGCGACATCAACCGCATTCCGCGCGATGAGACCATCGTCTGCCGTTGCGAGGAAGTCACCGCGGGCGAGTTGCGCAAATTCGTCGAGCTGGGATGCGTCGGACCGAATCAGGCCAAGTCGTTCGGACGTTGCGGCATGGGTCCGTGTCAGGGACGCATGTGCGGTCTCACGGTGACCGAAGTCATCGCCGATGCGCGCCGCGTCTCGCCCGCGGAAGTCGGCTATTACCGCATCCGTCCGCCGATCAAGCCGCTCACGCTCGGAGAACTCGCCGGTGAGTGA
- a CDS encoding (2Fe-2S)-binding protein: MTTQSTHSLFKPLPGAQGAAATQVAIWFNDRPLSVPAGCSVAAALLAAGVSRFRATPVSGAPRAPFCMMGACFDCLVEIDGMPSRQACMVEVTAGMRIRSQEGARDLPPCGATDLNNASLESAHDR; the protein is encoded by the coding sequence ATGACTACCCAATCGACTCATTCGCTTTTCAAGCCGCTGCCAGGCGCGCAAGGTGCGGCCGCCACGCAGGTCGCCATCTGGTTCAACGACCGGCCGCTGTCCGTGCCGGCCGGCTGCTCGGTCGCGGCGGCCCTGCTTGCGGCAGGCGTATCGCGCTTTCGCGCGACGCCCGTGTCCGGCGCGCCGCGCGCGCCCTTCTGCATGATGGGCGCGTGCTTCGACTGCCTCGTCGAGATCGACGGCATGCCGAGCCGTCAGGCCTGCATGGTCGAAGTCACGGCCGGCATGCGCATCCGTTCGCAGGAAGGCGCGCGCGATCTGCCGCCCTGCGGCGCGACGGACCTCAACAACGCCTCGCTGGAGAGCGCCCATGACCGCTGA
- a CDS encoding NAD(P)/FAD-dependent oxidoreductase — protein MTLTSTDSPDVLVLGGGLVGSAVAYGLAREGARVTVLDEDDGGLRASRGNFGLVWIQGKGYGLSPYARWSRSSATRWPGLAQALHNETGVDVALRQPGGFHFCFNDSELAEREKRLSTLQAELGDYPYQMLDAAEVRARIPQIGPAVIGASYSPMDGHVNPLKLLRGLHAAMQARGVRLVSGERAERIEPQAQGFVVHGKRGTYRAARVVLAAGLGNRALAPFVGLDAPVAPNRGQVLVSERVARFLDYPTLNVRQTDEGSVQFGDSMEEVGFNDFTTTHVLADIARRGVRAFPMLQHVRLVRMWAALRVYSPDGFPIYDHSEAHPGAFVVTCHSGVTLAAAHALRVAPWIMGAPMPDELPHFSARRFEHAGELTPAH, from the coding sequence ATGACATTGACAAGCACCGATAGCCCCGACGTGCTGGTGCTCGGCGGCGGCCTGGTCGGTTCGGCCGTGGCCTACGGACTCGCCCGCGAAGGCGCGCGCGTGACCGTACTCGACGAGGACGACGGCGGCTTGCGCGCGTCGCGCGGCAATTTCGGCCTCGTCTGGATTCAGGGCAAGGGCTATGGCCTGTCGCCTTATGCACGCTGGTCGCGCAGTTCGGCCACGCGCTGGCCGGGACTCGCGCAAGCGCTGCATAACGAAACCGGCGTGGACGTGGCGTTGCGCCAGCCGGGCGGCTTCCACTTCTGCTTTAACGACAGCGAACTCGCCGAACGCGAGAAACGCCTCTCGACGTTGCAAGCGGAGCTGGGCGATTACCCCTACCAGATGCTCGACGCCGCCGAAGTCCGCGCGCGCATTCCGCAAATCGGCCCTGCGGTGATCGGCGCGAGCTATTCGCCGATGGATGGTCACGTGAATCCGCTCAAGCTGCTGCGCGGCCTGCATGCCGCCATGCAGGCGCGCGGCGTGCGGCTCGTGTCGGGCGAACGCGCGGAGCGCATCGAGCCGCAGGCGCAAGGCTTCGTCGTGCACGGAAAGCGCGGCACGTATCGCGCGGCGCGCGTCGTGCTCGCCGCGGGCCTCGGCAATCGCGCGCTCGCGCCGTTCGTCGGACTCGACGCACCGGTCGCGCCGAATCGCGGGCAGGTGCTGGTGAGCGAACGCGTCGCGCGCTTTCTCGACTATCCGACGCTCAACGTGCGCCAGACCGATGAGGGCAGCGTGCAGTTCGGCGATTCGATGGAAGAAGTCGGCTTCAACGATTTCACGACCACGCACGTGCTGGCCGACATCGCCCGGCGCGGCGTGCGCGCCTTCCCGATGCTGCAGCACGTGCGGCTCGTGCGCATGTGGGCCGCGTTGCGTGTCTATAGCCCGGACGGTTTTCCGATCTACGACCACTCCGAGGCGCACCCCGGCGCATTCGTCGTCACCTGCCATAGCGGCGTGACGTTGGCGGCCGCGCATGCGCTGCGCGTCGCGCCGTGGATCATGGGCGCGCCGATGCCCGACGAACTGCCCCACTTTTCCGCGCGCCGCTTCGAGCACGCCGGTGAACTGACTCCCGCTCATTGA
- a CDS encoding ABC transporter permease: MKQNGILGLVYNAFFMTFILAPLAVVMLVAFTDKGFISMPFDGASLRWFRAIIENGDIVAAFWLSVRLAFAAASIGVLLAVPAALAIARYRFPGRAALTSFFLSPMMIPAVVLGIAFLRFLSLLHLSGSFWSLVCAHVIIVLPYALRLALSSAVGLDRDAERAALSCGASRFTAFRRVVLPMIRTGVAGGWVLSFIQSFDELTMTIFVATPGTTTLPVAMYNQIAQTIDPLVASVSAVLIVGTVLLMILLDRMVGLDRILIGETR, from the coding sequence ATGAAACAGAACGGCATTCTCGGGCTCGTCTACAACGCGTTCTTTATGACCTTCATCCTCGCGCCGCTCGCGGTGGTGATGCTGGTGGCCTTTACCGACAAGGGCTTCATCTCGATGCCTTTCGATGGCGCGTCGCTGCGCTGGTTCCGCGCGATCATCGAGAACGGCGACATCGTCGCGGCCTTCTGGCTGTCGGTGCGGCTCGCGTTCGCGGCGGCGAGCATCGGCGTGCTGCTCGCGGTGCCCGCCGCGCTGGCGATCGCGCGTTATCGTTTTCCGGGCCGCGCCGCGCTCACCAGTTTCTTCCTCTCGCCGATGATGATTCCCGCGGTCGTGCTCGGCATTGCGTTCCTGCGCTTTCTGTCGCTGCTGCATCTGTCGGGATCGTTTTGGTCGCTGGTCTGCGCGCACGTGATCATCGTGCTGCCGTATGCGTTGCGCCTCGCGCTGTCGTCGGCCGTCGGACTCGATCGCGACGCCGAACGCGCCGCGCTTTCCTGTGGCGCGAGCCGCTTCACCGCGTTTCGCCGCGTGGTCCTGCCGATGATCCGCACCGGCGTGGCGGGCGGCTGGGTGCTCTCGTTCATCCAGAGTTTCGACGAACTGACCATGACCATCTTCGTCGCGACACCGGGCACGACCACGCTGCCCGTCGCCATGTACAACCAGATCGCGCAGACGATCGATCCGCTGGTCGCTTCGGTGTCGGCGGTGCTGATCGTCGGCACGGTCCTTCTGATGATCCTGCTCGACCGCATGGTCGGACTGGATCGCATTCTGATCGGAGAAACCCGATGA
- a CDS encoding ABC transporter permease, with amino-acid sequence MATLDDARPGAAPWLLSGPALLLFVGLLLVPLLLTLMLSFRVFSDTAGVTAAYTLANYWEVVSDPYYGTIFLRTAGLAFAVTLLSIVLGVPETIVLARMKRPWQSLCLLVVLGPLLISVVVRTLGWQILLGNNGVLNNLLQALHVTDEPIRLVFTMTGMIIALTHVLVPFMVMSVWATMQKLDPQVEWAGRSLGGSPFAVFRRVVLPQIMPGVLSGSIIVFALSASAFATPALIGGRRLKVVATAAYDEFLGTLNWPLGASIAVLLLIANVAIVMGCSRLAERRFQHIFD; translated from the coding sequence ATGGCCACGCTTGACGACGCTCGTCCCGGCGCCGCGCCGTGGCTGCTGTCGGGGCCCGCGCTGCTGCTGTTCGTCGGTTTGCTGCTGGTGCCGCTGCTGCTCACGCTGATGCTGTCGTTCCGCGTGTTCAGCGACACGGCCGGCGTCACCGCCGCCTATACGCTCGCGAACTACTGGGAAGTCGTCAGCGATCCTTACTACGGCACGATCTTTCTGCGCACCGCCGGCCTCGCCTTCGCCGTCACGCTGCTGTCCATCGTGCTCGGCGTGCCGGAGACCATCGTGCTCGCGCGCATGAAACGGCCATGGCAATCGCTGTGTTTGCTGGTCGTGCTCGGCCCGCTGCTCATCTCCGTGGTGGTGCGCACGCTCGGCTGGCAGATTCTGCTCGGCAACAACGGCGTACTCAACAACCTGCTCCAGGCACTGCATGTGACCGACGAACCCATCCGCCTCGTCTTCACGATGACCGGCATGATCATCGCGCTCACGCACGTGCTGGTGCCCTTCATGGTGATGTCGGTGTGGGCGACCATGCAAAAGCTCGACCCGCAAGTGGAATGGGCTGGCCGCTCGCTCGGCGGCTCGCCGTTTGCGGTATTCCGCCGCGTGGTGCTGCCGCAGATCATGCCGGGCGTGCTGTCGGGCTCGATCATCGTGTTCGCCTTGTCGGCGTCGGCGTTCGCCACGCCGGCGCTGATCGGCGGCCGGCGCCTCAAGGTGGTTGCCACCGCCGCCTACGACGAGTTCCTCGGCACGCTGAACTGGCCGCTCGGCGCCAGCATCGCCGTGCTGCTGCTGATCGCCAACGTGGCGATCGTAATGGGCTGCAGCCGCCTCGCCGAGCGCCGCTTTCAGCACATCTTCGATTGA
- a CDS encoding ABC transporter ATP-binding protein, translating to MAFLTLQGISKRYGDFTAIEQLDLAVERGELLSLLGPSGCGKTTTLQMVAGFITPTTGRILLDGRDITNERPEKRGIGVVFQSYALFPHMTVAGNVGFGLEMRKVRRKERDERVAEALSLVRLKGLGHRYPKELSGGQRQRVAIARAIAMQPELLLLDEPMSNLDAKLREEMHIELRAIQKRLGITTILVTHDQVEAMTMSDRIAVMHRGVIAQLSTPYDAYERPATPFASTFLGRTNAFSGEVLRRNPRCAEVDVAGTTLHVPHEGRHVDGTVNVYIRPEKVHLANGDARLRGRIATRVFVGNQWLLEVDTELGKLRIAQPNHGAPPPEEGHEVGLAWTDDDLRVLTQDTPESAHGHA from the coding sequence ATGGCCTTCCTGACTCTGCAAGGCATCTCGAAACGCTACGGCGATTTCACGGCGATCGAACAGCTCGATCTTGCCGTCGAACGCGGTGAACTGCTCTCGCTGCTCGGACCGTCCGGCTGCGGCAAGACCACCACGCTGCAAATGGTCGCGGGCTTCATCACGCCGACCACGGGCCGGATTCTGCTCGACGGCCGCGACATCACCAACGAGCGTCCCGAGAAGCGCGGCATCGGTGTCGTGTTCCAGAGCTATGCGCTGTTTCCGCACATGACGGTGGCGGGCAACGTCGGCTTCGGGCTGGAGATGCGCAAGGTCAGGCGCAAGGAGCGCGACGAGCGCGTCGCCGAAGCGCTTTCCCTCGTGCGCCTGAAAGGCCTCGGCCACCGCTATCCGAAGGAACTGTCGGGCGGCCAGCGTCAGCGCGTGGCGATTGCGCGCGCCATCGCCATGCAGCCGGAACTACTGCTGCTCGACGAGCCGATGTCGAACCTCGACGCCAAGCTGCGCGAAGAGATGCACATCGAACTGCGCGCGATCCAGAAGCGCCTCGGCATCACGACGATTCTCGTCACGCACGATCAGGTCGAAGCGATGACCATGAGCGACCGCATCGCGGTGATGCATCGCGGCGTGATTGCGCAACTGAGCACGCCGTATGACGCGTACGAGCGCCCCGCCACGCCGTTCGCCTCGACGTTTCTCGGACGCACCAACGCGTTTTCCGGCGAAGTGCTGCGGCGCAACCCGCGCTGCGCCGAAGTCGACGTCGCGGGCACGACGCTGCATGTGCCGCACGAAGGCCGTCATGTGGACGGCACGGTGAACGTCTATATCCGCCCGGAAAAGGTTCATCTGGCCAATGGCGATGCGCGACTGCGCGGGCGCATCGCGACGCGCGTGTTCGTCGGCAATCAATGGCTGCTCGAAGTGGATACCGAACTCGGCAAGTTGCGCATCGCGCAACCGAACCACGGCGCGCCGCCGCCCGAGGAAGGCCACGAAGTCGGCCTCGCATGGACCGACGACGACCTGCGCGTGCTCACGCAAGACACTCCGGAGAGCGCTCATGGCCACGCTTGA
- a CDS encoding ABC transporter substrate-binding protein, whose amino-acid sequence MKRALHRRLSASPRPTLAALLAACALAAPLLAQADTTLYVANVGGSNEQLYRQKIIPPFEKAHNVKIVYVAGNSSDTLAKLQAQKGHQQINVAVMDDGPMYQAMQLNLCAKLDDAPVMKDVYPLAKIGPSAIGVGMVATGIGYNEEAFKKAGLPPPDSWKALTDSRIKGKLGVPPITNTYGLHTLVMLARLSGGGEKNIDPGFTAMTRQVAPNVLSWAPTPGEMDGQMQSGDVILAPYGSGRAVALQNTGFPLKFIYPKEGAVALQVAACAIAENAQPQLSQQFVQYLLSPEVQVLQAQGIGLGPVNKTVKLTPEIAARVPYGPEQISKLTAMDWATINQHRTEWTERWNRSVER is encoded by the coding sequence ATGAAAAGAGCGTTGCATCGCCGCCTGTCCGCCTCGCCCCGCCCCACCCTCGCAGCACTTCTCGCCGCTTGCGCGCTCGCCGCGCCGCTCCTCGCGCAAGCCGACACCACGCTCTATGTCGCCAATGTCGGCGGCTCGAACGAGCAGCTCTACCGGCAGAAAATCATCCCGCCGTTCGAGAAGGCGCATAACGTCAAGATCGTCTACGTCGCGGGCAATTCGAGCGATACGCTGGCCAAGCTGCAGGCGCAGAAGGGCCATCAGCAGATCAACGTCGCCGTCATGGACGACGGTCCGATGTACCAGGCGATGCAGCTCAACCTGTGCGCGAAGCTCGACGACGCGCCCGTGATGAAAGACGTCTACCCGCTCGCGAAGATCGGGCCGAGCGCGATCGGCGTCGGCATGGTGGCGACCGGCATCGGCTACAACGAGGAGGCCTTCAAAAAGGCCGGCCTGCCACCGCCCGACTCGTGGAAGGCGCTCACCGACAGCCGCATCAAGGGCAAACTCGGCGTGCCGCCGATCACCAACACCTATGGTCTGCATACGCTCGTGATGCTCGCGCGTCTTTCCGGCGGCGGCGAGAAGAACATCGATCCCGGCTTCACCGCGATGACCAGACAGGTCGCGCCGAATGTGCTGTCCTGGGCACCGACGCCCGGCGAGATGGACGGCCAGATGCAGTCCGGCGACGTGATCCTCGCGCCGTACGGCAGCGGGCGCGCCGTCGCCTTGCAGAACACCGGCTTTCCGCTCAAGTTCATTTACCCGAAAGAAGGCGCGGTCGCGTTGCAGGTGGCGGCCTGCGCGATCGCCGAGAACGCGCAGCCGCAGTTGTCGCAACAGTTCGTGCAATACCTGTTGAGCCCGGAAGTACAGGTGTTGCAGGCGCAAGGCATCGGTCTGGGTCCGGTCAACAAGACCGTCAAGCTCACACCTGAGATCGCCGCCCGCGTGCCCTACGGTCCCGAGCAGATCTCGAAGCTGACCGCGATGGACTGGGCCACGATCAACCAGCATCGCACCGAGTGGACCGAGCGCTGGAACCGTTCGGTCGAACGCTGA
- a CDS encoding LysR substrate-binding domain-containing protein, translating to MNLKHIEAFRAVMVSGSMTAAAKALFTSQPNVSRLIAQLERDTGLQLFQRSGVRLIPTSEGEAFFREVERAFVGLQGLANAAAQIRNLGSGRLRIAAMPSAGMTLVPHAIKRFVELFPDVTVSLHVNTSGTVNHWTASQFCDLGVAVYVSEASDCEVEQLADVAAVCVMPAAHRLAKKRSIKPEDLEGEPFISLCHGDGTRALMDEVFLRAGVQRVMSIEAQYAAMCCEMVRHGMGVTLAHPIVARDFAGPEIAIRPFLPATRFQTYLLFPPHRPRERLASAFVEVLRALHEELLAEVVAPARSAAGRGRARSRAEAAGDRL from the coding sequence ATGAATCTCAAGCACATCGAGGCGTTCCGCGCGGTCATGGTGTCGGGGTCTATGACCGCCGCGGCCAAGGCCCTTTTCACGTCGCAGCCGAACGTGAGCCGTCTGATCGCGCAACTCGAGCGCGATACGGGGCTGCAGCTCTTCCAGCGCAGCGGCGTGCGGCTGATTCCCACGAGCGAGGGCGAGGCGTTCTTTCGCGAAGTCGAGCGCGCGTTTGTCGGCTTGCAGGGTTTGGCGAATGCCGCGGCGCAGATTCGCAATCTCGGCAGCGGCCGTCTGCGCATCGCGGCGATGCCGTCGGCGGGCATGACGCTGGTGCCGCACGCCATCAAGCGGTTTGTCGAGCTGTTTCCGGATGTCACCGTGTCGCTGCACGTGAATACGTCGGGCACGGTCAATCATTGGACGGCCTCGCAGTTCTGCGATCTCGGCGTGGCGGTGTATGTCAGCGAGGCATCCGATTGCGAAGTCGAACAGCTGGCGGATGTGGCCGCCGTGTGTGTGATGCCGGCGGCGCATCGGCTGGCGAAGAAGCGCAGCATCAAGCCGGAAGATCTGGAAGGCGAGCCGTTCATTTCGCTATGCCACGGCGACGGCACGCGCGCCTTGATGGACGAAGTGTTCCTGCGCGCGGGCGTGCAGCGCGTCATGTCGATCGAGGCGCAATACGCCGCGATGTGCTGCGAGATGGTTCGCCACGGCATGGGCGTGACGCTCGCGCATCCCATCGTCGCGCGCGACTTCGCCGGGCCGGAAATCGCGATTCGCCCGTTCCTGCCGGCTACGCGTTTTCAGACCTATCTGCTATTTCCGCCGCATAGGCCGCGAGAGCGGCTGGCGTCGGCGTTCGTCGAGGTCTTGCGGGCGCTGCACGAGGAACTGCTCGCCGAGGTCGTGGCGCCGGCGCGAAGCGCGGCAGGACGCGGGCGGGCGCGGTCGCGAGCTGAGGCGGCAGGGGACAGGCTTTGA
- a CDS encoding alpha/beta hydrolase translates to MTEQPPTIEIESAPNPSFAVILMHGLGADANDFVPLVPELRLGNAPGVRFVFPNAPEIAVTANNGYVMRAWYDIRSFQNINEQIDEAGIEASCATVRQLIEAQNRRGIPTSNIFLAGFSQGGAMTYSAGLTHPETLAGLIVMSGYVPSPGFIDSRLSAANRGTPIFAAHGMYDDVLPIQLGEAARDFAIARGCKVDWSAYPMPHSVCAEEISALRAWLGALLAASS, encoded by the coding sequence ATGACCGAGCAACCGCCCACCATTGAAATTGAAAGCGCGCCGAATCCAAGCTTCGCCGTGATCCTGATGCACGGTCTCGGCGCCGACGCCAACGACTTCGTGCCGCTCGTGCCCGAACTGCGTCTCGGCAATGCGCCTGGCGTGCGCTTCGTGTTTCCCAATGCGCCGGAGATTGCCGTTACGGCGAACAACGGCTACGTGATGCGCGCGTGGTACGACATCCGCTCGTTTCAGAACATCAATGAGCAGATCGACGAAGCGGGTATCGAAGCGTCTTGCGCAACCGTGCGGCAATTGATCGAGGCGCAGAACCGGCGCGGCATTCCGACTTCGAACATCTTTCTCGCGGGGTTTTCGCAAGGCGGGGCGATGACCTATTCGGCAGGGCTGACGCACCCCGAGACACTGGCCGGCTTGATCGTGATGTCGGGGTATGTGCCGTCGCCGGGCTTTATCGACAGCCGTTTGAGCGCCGCGAACCGTGGCACGCCTATCTTCGCCGCGCATGGCATGTACGACGACGTGTTGCCGATCCAGCTAGGAGAGGCCGCGCGCGACTTTGCGATCGCGCGCGGTTGCAAGGTGGACTGGAGTGCGTATCCGATGCCGCATTCGGTGTGCGCGGAGGAGATATCGGCGCTGCGCGCCTGGCTCGGCGCGCTGCTCGCGGCGTCTTCCTGA